A stretch of Leptospira bouyouniensis DNA encodes these proteins:
- the hslV gene encoding ATP-dependent protease subunit HslV: protein METIHATTILSVRKNGKIAVGGDGQVSMGNTVMKHTAKKVRRLYNGKVIAGFAGSAADAFTLFELFEKKLIEHGGSVSRAAVELAREWRMDRMLRRLEALLIVCDANESFLISGTGDVISPDDGVLAIGSGGNFALSAARALVENTDLEPKEIITKAMKITAEICIYTNHNLVIEEL, encoded by the coding sequence ATGGAAACAATTCACGCAACCACTATCCTTTCTGTACGTAAAAACGGAAAAATCGCAGTCGGAGGGGATGGCCAAGTTTCGATGGGAAATACCGTCATGAAACATACTGCCAAAAAAGTACGCCGCCTTTACAATGGTAAGGTGATTGCAGGTTTTGCGGGAAGTGCAGCAGATGCCTTCACCCTTTTTGAACTCTTTGAAAAAAAATTAATCGAACATGGTGGGTCAGTTTCTCGCGCAGCTGTAGAGCTTGCTCGTGAATGGAGGATGGATCGGATGTTAAGAAGGCTTGAGGCACTACTGATTGTTTGTGATGCCAATGAATCCTTTCTCATTTCAGGAACGGGAGATGTGATCTCTCCCGATGATGGAGTGCTTGCGATTGGCTCAGGCGGAAATTTTGCTCTCAGTGCCGCAAGAGCACTTGTTGAAAATACTGATTTAGAACCAAAAGAAATCATTACAAAAGCAATGAAAATTACTGCTGAGATCTGTATTTATACAAACCATAATTTGGTGATCGAGGAATTATAA
- a CDS encoding metallophosphoesterase family protein, with amino-acid sequence MKILHISDLHFPKKLSLFSLRGKAIIGYLNYHVRRKSKHPVMLIAAMVDTIKNLEYDALVISGDLTNVSHPSEFQSAKDILKPILTDKTFLIPGNHDRYQKRAMGPNPLFEKTFEEWMGESVHPNFYLRTKRIAGILFVGWDSNLAIPRITANGYVAKEIVEKTVGISKDPYVLVGHHPLWNPNTEVESASHRMSNRKEVVLGLQTNPPELYLHGHTHTNWVKLPGKETPFTIVNSASSTRLSDSKHECGFHLIELGKQFHYRRFIYSENKFTETNPILYEETEGVV; translated from the coding sequence ATGAAAATCCTTCATATCTCCGATTTACATTTCCCGAAGAAACTTTCCTTGTTTTCACTTCGAGGAAAAGCCATTATCGGATACCTCAATTACCATGTGAGGAGAAAGTCAAAACACCCAGTGATGCTTATTGCCGCTATGGTGGACACTATCAAAAATTTAGAATATGATGCATTAGTGATTTCTGGTGACCTAACAAACGTTTCACACCCTAGTGAATTCCAAAGCGCAAAAGATATCTTAAAACCAATCCTTACGGACAAAACGTTCCTGATTCCAGGGAATCATGACCGTTACCAGAAACGTGCCATGGGACCAAATCCTTTGTTTGAAAAAACATTCGAAGAATGGATGGGGGAATCAGTTCATCCAAATTTTTACCTGAGAACCAAACGCATTGCGGGTATACTTTTTGTTGGTTGGGATTCGAATCTTGCCATCCCTAGGATCACCGCCAATGGGTATGTGGCAAAAGAAATTGTAGAAAAAACCGTTGGGATCTCAAAAGATCCTTATGTACTCGTTGGACACCACCCGTTATGGAATCCTAACACGGAGGTGGAATCGGCATCGCACCGAATGTCTAACCGAAAAGAAGTGGTTCTTGGGTTACAAACCAATCCACCTGAATTGTACTTACATGGGCATACTCATACCAATTGGGTGAAACTCCCTGGCAAAGAAACGCCCTTTACAATTGTCAATTCCGCATCGAGTACAAGGTTATCCGATTCCAAACATGAGTGTGGTTTCCATTTGATTGAACTAGGGAAACAATTTCACTACCGTCGATTTATTTATTCAGAAAACAAATTCACAGAGACAAATCCCATTCTTTACGAAGAGACAGAGGGAGTCGTCTAA
- a CDS encoding biotin/lipoyl-containing protein, which yields MKEFLLKTPDLGDTEKIELVRWLCKEGQVVKEGDEVIELVTDKAAFPVESPYSGTLKKILKEQGSVVKKGDILGIMDINE from the coding sequence ATGAAAGAATTCCTTCTAAAAACTCCTGATTTAGGTGATACTGAAAAAATCGAACTCGTACGTTGGCTTTGCAAAGAAGGCCAAGTCGTCAAAGAAGGGGATGAAGTGATCGAACTTGTCACTGATAAAGCTGCATTTCCAGTCGAATCTCCCTATAGTGGCACCTTAAAAAAAATCCTAAAAGAACAAGGATCGGTAGTGAAAAAAGGAGATATCCTCGGAATCATGGATATTAACGAATGA
- the xerD gene encoding site-specific tyrosine recombinase XerD — translation MGSKLPVSQNQLLQTFQEYLSVEKGLSDNSIYSYGYDLNKFAIFLEKEHINFLEVKANDIMRFLEEERERKISAKTLAREVVAIRQFYKYLRDEKRLDSNPTEKIETPEVARTIPDYLTQTEIEELFRNIKEDNLYELRDKCIFELLYSSGLRISEACNLKMSDIDMENMTITVEGKGGRQRLVPFGEKSLEILKRYLLESRTEILKKRTCDFVFVSKKGSYINRKSVWRLLNHYIKRTKIKKKVTPHTLRHSFATHLLENHADLKSVQELLGHIDISTTQIYTHMANKTLKEVHKKFHPRG, via the coding sequence ATGGGTTCCAAATTGCCAGTTTCTCAAAATCAGCTTTTACAAACATTCCAAGAATACCTGTCCGTAGAAAAAGGACTGAGCGATAATTCTATATATTCCTACGGATACGATCTAAACAAGTTCGCTATCTTCTTGGAAAAAGAACACATCAACTTCTTAGAAGTAAAAGCAAACGACATCATGCGTTTTCTGGAAGAAGAAAGAGAACGTAAAATCTCTGCAAAAACCCTCGCAAGAGAAGTTGTGGCAATCCGTCAGTTTTACAAATACCTAAGAGACGAAAAACGACTCGATTCCAATCCAACGGAAAAAATTGAAACACCTGAAGTTGCAAGGACGATTCCAGATTATCTTACACAAACAGAAATAGAGGAATTATTTCGTAACATCAAAGAAGATAATTTGTATGAACTTCGTGACAAATGTATCTTTGAACTCCTTTATTCCTCTGGTCTTCGGATCTCAGAAGCCTGTAACTTAAAAATGTCAGACATTGATATGGAAAACATGACCATCACTGTAGAAGGTAAAGGTGGAAGACAACGCCTCGTTCCTTTTGGTGAAAAGTCATTGGAAATCCTCAAACGATATTTGTTAGAAAGTCGAACTGAAATCCTTAAAAAAAGAACCTGTGATTTCGTATTTGTTTCCAAGAAAGGATCATATATCAACCGTAAGTCGGTTTGGAGACTTTTAAATCACTACATCAAACGCACAAAGATTAAGAAAAAGGTTACTCCTCACACTCTGCGCCACTCGTTTGCTACGCATCTTTTGGAAAACCATGCAGATCTCAAATCAGTGCAGGAGCTTCTTGGACATATCGATATTTCTACGACTCAGATTTATACACATATGGCCAATAAAACTCTGAAGGAAGTTCATAAGAAATTCCATCCGAGAGGATAA
- a CDS encoding bifunctional chorismate-binding protein/class IV aminotransferase — MILIELIPYSSFEESYRNLGGLLFEDTLTHPGFTISDHYYDAKETIELIYKKNQNLKEQISYLFDRLDEERKKGLYPCGILYYELGYHFIEGLDLFESNLKEGTPLLHITLFQKKRKLQYKNPDPNEFLNHSITKINPKWPEAKYIEKWKQCNEFLVQGESYELNLCFPVELELIGDLFSVFQSLKTKQKTKYSVYYPMGENSKTIISVSPELFFEVKGDEIKTEPMKGTIVRGNTKKEDQKNFNYLQTSEKEKAENVMITDLYRNDLGRIAKQGTVEVEELFSIRGLSTVWQMVSKVRAKLNQPFTWNTVLSALFPSGSVIGAPKQRSYSLISSLEGMNRGCYTGAFFTSEEENDVPLIRTSVTIRTLEIQSNGDNHNAVYGIGSGVTVLSKPNEEYAECLSKLRVLNNPIPPKFEILETLLVCKGRIFLKEFHTKRMEGTAIRFGFSFSKEKLDEIIQELELKISLKSRVRLLLNETGGFHFESTVLPKRTKRPTIKLCFAKEAIDSKNIFFYHKTTNRKEYDNLMLVCKEMKVDDCILFDTDGNVLETCIRNLFYNQNGTWYTPSLDTGGLPGVFREYLLKKLWVKEKVTTKDDLVHASAILTANSVRGFERVILVRE, encoded by the coding sequence TTGATTCTTATCGAATTGATACCGTATTCATCCTTTGAAGAGAGCTACCGAAATCTGGGTGGCCTTCTCTTCGAAGATACACTCACTCATCCAGGTTTCACCATTTCGGATCATTATTATGATGCAAAAGAAACCATCGAGCTGATCTATAAAAAAAATCAGAACCTTAAAGAACAAATTTCATACCTATTTGACAGGCTCGATGAAGAACGAAAAAAAGGACTCTATCCTTGTGGTATCCTCTATTATGAGTTAGGTTATCATTTCATTGAAGGATTGGATTTATTTGAATCCAACTTAAAGGAAGGAACTCCCCTACTCCACATCACCCTCTTCCAAAAAAAAAGGAAGTTACAATACAAAAATCCAGATCCAAACGAGTTTTTGAATCACTCCATCACAAAAATCAATCCTAAATGGCCGGAAGCGAAGTATATAGAAAAATGGAAACAATGCAATGAGTTTTTAGTACAAGGGGAAAGTTATGAATTGAATTTATGTTTTCCAGTAGAATTAGAACTTATCGGAGATTTGTTTTCAGTATTCCAAAGTTTAAAGACAAAACAAAAAACCAAGTATTCCGTGTATTACCCGATGGGAGAAAATTCCAAAACCATCATCTCTGTTTCTCCAGAACTTTTTTTCGAAGTGAAAGGTGACGAAATCAAAACGGAACCAATGAAGGGTACAATTGTAAGAGGAAATACAAAGAAAGAAGACCAAAAGAATTTTAACTACTTACAAACTTCCGAAAAAGAAAAAGCAGAAAATGTGATGATTACTGATTTGTATAGAAACGATCTCGGTCGGATCGCTAAACAAGGAACAGTCGAAGTTGAGGAACTCTTTTCGATCCGAGGGCTTAGTACTGTTTGGCAAATGGTTTCAAAAGTTCGTGCAAAGTTAAACCAACCATTTACTTGGAACACAGTGCTTTCTGCATTGTTCCCATCGGGATCCGTGATTGGTGCACCCAAACAAAGGTCATATTCGCTAATAAGTTCATTAGAAGGAATGAATCGAGGCTGTTATACGGGGGCTTTTTTCACTTCAGAAGAAGAAAATGATGTTCCTTTGATCCGAACAAGTGTTACGATCCGCACTTTAGAAATCCAATCGAATGGAGATAATCACAATGCCGTGTATGGAATTGGAAGTGGAGTGACTGTACTTTCGAAACCAAATGAAGAATATGCAGAATGTTTATCCAAACTGAGAGTACTCAACAATCCGATTCCCCCTAAGTTTGAAATCTTAGAAACCTTACTTGTCTGCAAAGGGAGAATATTTTTAAAAGAATTCCATACAAAACGAATGGAAGGAACAGCAATCCGTTTCGGTTTTTCATTTTCAAAAGAAAAACTGGATGAGATCATTCAAGAACTCGAATTGAAAATATCCTTGAAGTCGAGAGTCAGGCTTTTACTCAATGAAACAGGAGGATTCCATTTCGAATCCACAGTTTTACCCAAACGTACAAAAAGACCCACAATCAAACTTTGTTTTGCTAAAGAAGCAATCGATTCTAAAAATATTTTTTTCTACCACAAAACAACAAATCGAAAGGAATACGACAATCTTATGCTCGTATGTAAGGAAATGAAAGTCGATGATTGTATCCTTTTTGATACTGATGGAAACGTTCTTGAGACATGCATTCGCAATTTGTTTTATAATCAAAATGGAACCTGGTACACTCCGAGTTTAGATACGGGAGGTCTTCCGGGAGTTTTTCGAGAGTATTTACTTAAAAAACTTTGGGTCAAAGAAAAAGTAACAACAAAGGATGACCTGGTCCATGCCTCGGCCATCCTTACTGCCAATTCTGTTCGAGGATTTGAACGTGTAATCCTTGTTAGAGAATGA
- a CDS encoding ATP-binding protein encodes MSNPSKHTDYGKVVRIQIPSNPSFVSHTRNYFFNLCLEHGFSLYDSMDLKLVIGEAITNIIRHAYSGRTNKPIFIEIQFDKDRVEIKLRDYGLKVEPKDLRSFDVSDYREHGIGLFMIRELTDYYFLDQSFEIGNQMVLIKRK; translated from the coding sequence ATGTCAAACCCATCGAAACATACGGACTATGGAAAAGTAGTCCGTATCCAAATTCCCTCCAACCCAAGCTTTGTTTCCCACACTCGTAACTATTTTTTTAATTTATGTTTAGAACATGGATTCTCACTTTATGATTCCATGGACTTAAAATTGGTGATTGGGGAAGCGATCACCAATATCATCAGACATGCATATTCTGGTCGCACAAACAAACCAATTTTTATCGAAATCCAATTTGATAAGGACCGAGTGGAAATCAAACTCCGTGATTACGGTTTAAAAGTGGAACCAAAGGATTTACGAAGTTTTGATGTCAGTGATTATCGAGAACACGGCATAGGTCTTTTTATGATCCGAGAACTCACTGATTATTATTTTTTAGACCAATCCTTCGAGATTGGAAACCAGATGGTCCTCATCAAAAGAAAGTAA
- a CDS encoding tetratricopeptide repeat protein: MTYRITPFFLLILSLLLVVNCGRKERTLFEEGKKWEMVGEKTKALYYYELSLRENPEYDPVLKRMGLLLADSVESIATAIFYLEKYHRQKKDDTEVQRELFRLYLTTGYEKEALEILEEIRFQGKKETLEFFEASYLCLTRGAKQKEYLQSLEKSPLSGDPYYAPWVRACETK, encoded by the coding sequence GTGACTTATCGAATCACTCCTTTTTTTTTACTCATCCTTTCTCTACTGTTAGTCGTTAATTGCGGCCGAAAAGAACGAACTCTTTTTGAAGAAGGGAAAAAATGGGAAATGGTGGGAGAAAAAACAAAAGCCCTATATTATTACGAACTTTCGCTCCGTGAAAATCCTGAATACGATCCTGTCCTCAAACGGATGGGACTCCTCCTTGCGGACAGTGTTGAATCCATTGCCACAGCCATCTTTTATTTGGAAAAGTACCACAGGCAAAAAAAAGACGACACGGAAGTACAAAGAGAACTCTTCCGCCTCTATCTTACCACAGGGTATGAAAAAGAAGCACTGGAAATTTTAGAGGAAATTCGATTCCAAGGGAAAAAAGAAACCTTGGAATTTTTCGAAGCCAGTTATCTCTGTCTTACGAGAGGGGCAAAACAAAAAGAATACCTCCAAAGTTTAGAAAAAAGCCCACTTTCAGGGGACCCTTATTATGCCCCTTGGGTTCGAGCATGCGAAACAAAATAA
- the hslU gene encoding ATP-dependent protease ATPase subunit HslU has translation MTIKTILAEVASVGNGTEELTPRQIVERLDEHIIGQTKAKRAVAVALRNRSRRRKLDDSLKEEIYPKNIIMIGPTGVGKTEIARRLSKLCGAPFIKVEATKYTEVGYVGRDVESMVRDLAMGALNMVKSEFRDRVRDKAEERAEEIILDAILPPIFHKKEEDLNPEEKERFQSYKESREKFRDKLRKGILNEQEIEIDIPKPSTQTGMPMLQVFGAGNMEEMDNQIQNLLGDLMPKKSGKRKVKVSDAQKILLESEAEKLIDSDKIQSEAVRRVEEMGIIFLDEIDKIAGREGRQGADVSREGVQRDLLPIVEGSTVNTKLGPIKTDHILFIAAGAFHMTKPSDLIPELQGRFPIRVELETLTEQDFIKILTTPKSSLTKQYEALLATEGVKIEYTEDGIAEIAKLAFQMNEKNENIGARRLNTIMEKLLEDTSFDAPDLPDDKKHVVINETYVSSQLKGIIEDKDLSRFIL, from the coding sequence ATGACTATCAAAACTATTTTAGCGGAAGTGGCAAGTGTAGGGAATGGAACAGAAGAACTTACACCACGTCAAATTGTAGAAAGGTTGGACGAACATATCATAGGGCAAACCAAAGCAAAACGTGCTGTCGCAGTTGCCCTTCGTAACCGTTCGAGGCGAAGGAAACTCGACGATTCTTTAAAAGAAGAAATTTACCCCAAAAACATCATCATGATTGGACCCACAGGTGTTGGGAAAACGGAAATTGCTCGTCGTTTGTCAAAGTTATGTGGTGCACCTTTTATCAAAGTGGAAGCTACCAAATACACAGAAGTGGGTTATGTTGGTCGTGATGTCGAATCTATGGTACGTGATTTGGCAATGGGTGCTCTTAATATGGTCAAATCGGAATTTAGAGACCGAGTGAGAGACAAAGCAGAAGAGCGAGCAGAAGAAATCATTCTCGATGCCATCCTTCCTCCGATCTTTCATAAAAAAGAAGAAGATTTAAATCCAGAGGAAAAAGAAAGATTTCAAAGTTATAAAGAATCTAGGGAAAAATTTAGAGATAAGTTAAGAAAAGGGATTTTAAACGAACAAGAAATTGAAATTGATATCCCAAAACCTTCGACCCAAACGGGAATGCCCATGTTGCAAGTGTTTGGTGCTGGTAATATGGAAGAAATGGATAACCAAATCCAAAACCTTCTTGGGGATCTTATGCCAAAAAAATCAGGTAAACGAAAGGTAAAAGTTTCTGATGCACAAAAGATTTTACTCGAATCAGAAGCGGAAAAACTCATCGATTCAGACAAAATCCAATCGGAAGCAGTGCGCCGAGTGGAAGAGATGGGAATTATCTTTTTAGATGAAATCGACAAAATAGCAGGAAGAGAAGGAAGGCAAGGGGCAGATGTTTCCAGAGAAGGTGTACAACGAGATTTACTTCCGATCGTAGAGGGATCCACAGTAAATACAAAACTTGGTCCGATCAAAACCGATCATATTCTTTTCATTGCAGCTGGTGCCTTTCATATGACAAAACCTTCTGATTTAATTCCGGAATTACAGGGTAGGTTTCCCATCCGTGTAGAATTGGAAACACTTACGGAACAGGATTTTATCAAAATTTTAACCACTCCAAAATCGTCTCTCACCAAACAATACGAAGCCTTACTGGCAACGGAAGGTGTGAAGATTGAATACACAGAAGATGGGATTGCTGAAATTGCAAAACTTGCCTTCCAAATGAACGAAAAAAATGAAAACATTGGAGCACGAAGGCTCAATACCATTATGGAAAAATTATTGGAGGACACAAGTTTTGATGCTCCAGACCTGCCGGATGATAAAAAACATGTGGTGATTAACGAGACTTATGTTTCCAGCCAATTGAAAGGCATCATCGAAGACAAAGACCTAAGTAGATTCATTCTCTAA
- the trxB gene encoding thioredoxin-disulfide reductase, which translates to MNHKVVIIGSGPAGHTAAIYAARANLNPVMYEGFMAGGVAAGGQLTTTTEVENFPGFPEGIDGTKLTQLFREQSAKYGTTIHTQTITKVDLSKRPFTIWSDDEEIKAESIIIATGATAKRMFVKGEDVFWQRGISACAVCDGALPIYRNKALAVVGGGDSAVEEANHLTKFASKVYLVVRRDQLRASQIMQKRAMEHPKIEILWNQTVVEAKGGAGGLTSIVLENTKDKSQKDLEVGGLFYAIGHVPNTEIFKGQLQLDETGYIITKPGTTQTNVEGVFAAGDVQDKVYRQAITAAGSGCMAALEAERWLEGH; encoded by the coding sequence ATGAACCACAAAGTTGTCATCATTGGATCAGGGCCTGCGGGTCATACCGCAGCCATTTACGCCGCGAGAGCCAATTTAAACCCAGTGATGTATGAAGGATTTATGGCAGGGGGTGTTGCCGCAGGTGGACAGCTCACAACCACAACCGAAGTGGAAAATTTTCCAGGTTTCCCTGAAGGGATTGATGGTACCAAACTCACCCAACTTTTCCGAGAACAATCGGCCAAGTATGGCACAACCATCCACACCCAAACCATCACTAAAGTGGATTTATCAAAACGTCCGTTTACGATTTGGTCTGATGATGAAGAAATCAAAGCTGAATCCATTATCATTGCCACAGGTGCTACCGCCAAACGTATGTTTGTAAAGGGAGAAGATGTTTTTTGGCAACGTGGGATTTCTGCTTGTGCAGTATGTGACGGTGCCCTCCCCATTTACCGAAACAAAGCCCTTGCGGTTGTGGGTGGTGGTGACTCGGCAGTGGAAGAAGCTAACCACCTAACCAAATTTGCCTCCAAAGTGTATCTTGTGGTCAGACGTGACCAACTCCGTGCTTCCCAAATCATGCAAAAACGAGCTATGGAACATCCAAAAATCGAAATCCTATGGAACCAAACGGTAGTTGAAGCAAAAGGTGGCGCTGGTGGTCTTACCTCCATCGTTCTAGAAAACACAAAAGACAAATCTCAGAAGGATTTGGAAGTGGGTGGACTCTTTTATGCAATTGGCCATGTTCCGAATACGGAAATCTTCAAAGGCCAGTTGCAATTAGATGAAACAGGATACATCATCACAAAACCAGGGACAACACAAACCAATGTAGAAGGAGTGTTTGCGGCCGGTGATGTTCAGGACAAAGTGTACAGACAAGCCATTACAGCAGCAGGTAGTGGATGTATGGCAGCACTCGAAGCCGAACGATGGCTCGAAGGCCATTAG